A region of Saimiri boliviensis isolate mSaiBol1 chromosome 10, mSaiBol1.pri, whole genome shotgun sequence DNA encodes the following proteins:
- the PON2 gene encoding serum paraoxonase/arylesterase 2, translating to MAPPTELPARPERGGAPGSRAMGRLVALGLLGIALALLGERLLALRNRLKASGEVESVDLPNCHLIKGIEAGSEDIDILPNGLAFFSVGLKFPGLHSFAPDKPGGILMMDLKEEKPRARELRISRGFDLASFNPHGISTFIDNDDTVYLFVVNHPEFKNTVEIFKFEEAENSLLHLKTIKHELLPSVNDITAVGPAHFYATNDHYFSDPFLKYLETYLNLRWANVVYYSPNEVKAVAEGFDSANGINISPDNKYIYVADILAHEIHVLEKHPNMNLTQLKVFELDTLVDNLSIDPSSGDIWVGCHPNGQKLFVYDPKNPPSSEVLRIQNILSEKPTVTTVYANNGSVLQGSSVASVYDGKLLIGTLYHRALYCEL from the exons ATGGCACCGCCCACGGAGCTGCCGGCCAGGCCCGAGCGAGGCGGCGCGCCCGGCTCCCGCGCCATGGGGCGGCTGGTAGCTCTGGGCTTGCTGGGGATCGCGCTGGCACTCCTGGGCGAGAGGCTGCTGGCACTCAG aaaTCGACTTAAAGCCTCCGGAGAAGTAGAATCTGTAGACCTTCCAAACTGCCACCTGATTAAAGGAATTG AAGCTGGCTCTGAAGATATTGACATACTTCCCAATGGTCTGGCTTTCTTTAGTGTG GGTCTAAAATTCCCAGGACTCCACAGCTTTGCACCAGATAAGCCTGGAGGAATACTAATGATGGATCTAAAAGAGGAAAAACCGAGGGCACGGGAATTAAGAATCAGCCGTGGGTTTGATTTGGCTTCATTCAATCCACATGGCATCAGCACTTTCATAGACAATG ATGACACAGTTTATCTCTTTGTTGTAAACCACCCAGAATTCAAGAATACagtggaaatttttaaatttgaagaagCAGAAAATTCTCTGTTGCATCTGAAAACAATCAAACATGAGCTTCTTCCAAG tgtgaATGACATCACAGCTGTTGGACCAGCACATTTCTATGCCACAAATGATCACTACTTTTCTGATCCTTTCTTAAAGTATTTAGAAACATACTTGAACTTACGCTGGGCAAATGTTGTTTACTACAGTCCAAATGAAGTTAAAGCAGTAGCAGAAGGATTTGATTCAGCAAATGGGATCAACATTTCACCTGATAATAA GTATATCTATGTTGCTGACATATTGGCTCATGAAATTCATGTTTTGGAAAAACACCCTAATATGAATTTAACTCAATTGAAg GTATTTGAGCTGGATACACTGGTGGATAATTTATCCATTGATCCTTCCTCGGGGGACATCTGGGTAGGCTGTCATCCTAACGGCCAGAAGCTCTTCGTGTATGACCCAAAGAATCCTCCCTCGTCagag GTTCTCCGCATCCAGAACATTCTATCTGAGAAGCCTACAGTGACTACAGTTTATGCCAACAACGGATCTGTTCTCCAAGGAAGTTCTGTGGCCTCCGTGTATGATGGGAAGCTGCTGATAGGCACTTTATACCACAGAGCCTTGTATTGTGAACTCTAA